The following coding sequences lie in one Heliangelus exortis chromosome 8, bHelExo1.hap1, whole genome shotgun sequence genomic window:
- the TMEM125 gene encoding transmembrane protein 125, whose translation MQPPTMPELAEMSSPRTPADADHIQRNILEEHVELWWFQDPKKSILCYGMAVVLILACGIGGIILLYSTSSRSGEWRLAVGTTLCLLALLVLLKQLLSSAIQDMNCIRSRDQIELLKSGGFSDCLVLLLSALVLLVCGVVLTILSTTTMQLSPARPLASMFTSGVVLLTAGSAILLCLLLYLLCTSCHQGAPRTLEAGEIRVFTISGRLTANRRLPPTSSMANLI comes from the coding sequence ATGCAGCCACCCACCATGCCAGAGCTGGCAGAAATGAGCAGTCCCCGCACCCCTGCAGATGCAGACCACATCCAGAGAAACATCTTGGAGGAACATGTGGAGCTTTGGTGGTTCCAGGACCCAAAGAAGTCCATCCTGTGCTACGGGATGGCTGTGGTGCTGATCCTAGCTTGTGGGATCGGGGGCATCATCCTGCTGTATAGCACGAGCAGCCGGTCTGGGGAGTGGCGGCTGGCTGTGGGCACCACACTCtgcctcctggctctgctcgtgctgctgaagcagctgctgagctctgcaatCCAGGACATGAACTGCATCCGCAGTCGGGACCAGATTGAGCTCCTGAAGAGCGGGGGCTTCTCGGAttgcctggtgctgctgctcagtgccctggtgctgctggtctGCGGAGTTGTGCTCACCATCCTCTCCACCACCACCATGCAGCTCAGCCCCGCACGGCCGCTGGCCAGCATGTTCACCAGCGGGGTTGTCCTCCTGACTGCTGGCAGTGCcatcctcctctgcctgctgctctaCCTTCTCTGCACCTCCTGCCACCAGGGTGCTCCTCGGACCCTGGAGGCTGGCGAGATCCGCGTCTTCACCATCTCCGGCCGCCTCACTGCAAACAGGAGGCTTCCTCCCACCTCCAGCATGGCCAACCTGATCTGA
- the C8H1orf210 gene encoding type III endosome membrane protein TEMP, with the protein MAPARLLGVCSLVCAWSVLMGHPCSLDRHQGWANCNRKNLLHAPSSLPRNITSLDLSFNSLVVPHHGTLLMHFSSLHSLNLSSNALLALGPAIFSNLEALHLLDLSSCSIAYLHVDAFKGLGNLHTLLLRNNNLHELKVPFFLPLKALFHLDLQHNELVSVNTSSLQLMEAVPQVQLEGNPWVCDCAMQPLQQWLQRRQAVQVTCASPPGLRGWEVAALDSQDLGCQMKQRFPREASTVQQITETQSNTTTLPSGKGGRSWTYLVGFLVSAIGISILIALAAKCKLFHKHFASYRHRQLPETSSIGGCPMEDGSGESHPMPGAADLQAEDDDGFIEDNYIQPSEQLSEEEERELHLSI; encoded by the exons ATGGCTCCTGCCCGCCTTCTCGGGGTCTGCAGCCTCGTGTGCGCCTGGTCCGTGTTGATGGGACACCCCTGCAGCCTCGACCGCCACCAG GGATGGGCCAACTGCAACAGGAAGAACCTCCTGCATGCTCCAAGCTCCCTGCCAAGAAACATTACTAGTCTGGACCTCTCCTTCAACTCCTTGGTTGTGCCCCATCACGGGACTCTATTGATGCATTTCTCTTCCCTGCACTCCCTCAACCTCTCCAGCAATGCCCTGCTGGCACTGGGCCCAGCAATCTTCTCCAACCTTGAGGCACTGCATCTGCTGGACCTGAGCAGCTGCAGTATCGCCTACCTCCACGTGGATGCTTTCAAGGGCTTGGGAAACTTGCACACACTGCTCCTAAGAAATAACAATCTGCACGAGCTTAAGGTCCCTTTCTTCCTACCGCTGAAGGCTCTTTTCCACCTGGACCTGCAGCACAATGAACTGGTCTCTGTGAACACTTCGAGCCTGCAGCTGATGGAGGCAGTCCCCCAGGTCCAGCTGGAAGGGAACCCCTGGGTCTGTGACTGTGCCatgcagcctctgcagcagTGGCTACAACGCAGGCAAG CTGTGCAGGTGACCTGTGCATCACCCCCAGGGCTGCGGGGCTGGGAGGTTGCAGCTCTGGACTCCCAGGACCTGGGCTGCCAGATGAAGCAGCGGTTTCCTCGGGAGGCGAGCACGGTGCAGCAGATCACAGAGACCCAAAGCAACA CCACCACACTGCCCTctgggaaggggggaaggagctggaCTTACCTGGTGGGATTCCTGGTGTCAGCAATTGGCATCTCCATCCTGATCGCACTGGCTGCCAAGTGCAAGCTCTTCCACAAGCACTTTGCCAGCTACCGCCACCGGCAGCTGCCTGAAACCAGCTCAATCGGAGGCTGCCCCATGGAGGATGGCAGTGGTGAGAGCCACCCCATGCCTGGTGCTGCTGATCTGCAAGCTGAGGATGATGATGGTTTCATTGAGGACAACTACATCCAGCCAAGTGAGCAGCTGTCAGAGGAAGAGGAGCGGGAGTTGCATCTCTCCATCTGA